A single Venturia canescens isolate UGA chromosome 1, ASM1945775v1, whole genome shotgun sequence DNA region contains:
- the LOC122408143 gene encoding uncharacterized protein, protein MECVAPTPRVNVLVILWAFLVPRLMWLAMKNDSRRGANDTEKEREQEREGRRHCSVAWGCTIIRIPRLIKILALSFSVLQERGKIFQSCTCLSDKHIANTGEEKFSHLLIMFSQKTRKTRHCCCPGNV, encoded by the exons ATGGAGTG CGTCGCACCAACCCCTCGTGTTAACGTCCTCGTCATTCTGTGGGCTTTCCTTGTACCCAGACTCATGTGGTTGGCAATGAAGAACGACAGTCGACGTGGGGCGAACGACACGGAGAAGGAGCGAGAGCAAGAGCGAGAGGGGAGGAGACATTGTTCTGTAGCATGGGGCTGTACCATTATACGTATTCCACGATTGATTAAGATACTTGCATTGTCTTTCTCGGTCTTGCAAGAACGAGGCAAGATTTTCCAGAGCTGTACATGTTTGTCTGATAAACATATTGCGAATACTGGAGAGGAGAAATTCTCGCATCTACTGATCATGTTTAGCCAGAAAACGAGGAAGACCAGACACTGTTGTTGTCCTGGCAACGTCTGA